One window of Bacteroidales bacterium genomic DNA carries:
- the queA gene encoding tRNA preQ1(34) S-adenosylmethionine ribosyltransferase-isomerase QueA: MKLSQFKYNLPEELIALYPAKNRDESRLMVLHRNSGKIEHRIFKDIVEYFNEHDVIVLNNTKVFPARLYGRKEKTGAKIEVFLLRELNKEQRLWDVLVDPARKIRIGNKLYFGNDESDETLVAEVIDNTTSRGRTLRFLFDGKYEEFKKTLYKLGETPLPKFIKREVEPEDSERYQTLFAKHEGAVAAPTAGLHFSRELIKRLEIVGVDFAEVTLHVGLGNFNSVDVEDLTKHKMDSEKIYISEEATSKINRAKDNKRNVCAVGTTVLRTLESSVSTTLRVKPYEGWTNKFIFPPYKVKISNMMISNFHLPVSIPLMMVSAFGGYKQIFDAYNEAIKEKYRFGTYGDAMLILDD, translated from the coding sequence ATGAAATTATCGCAGTTTAAGTATAATTTACCGGAAGAATTAATTGCACTTTATCCTGCAAAGAACAGGGATGAATCAAGGCTAATGGTATTGCACAGAAATTCCGGCAAAATAGAACATCGTATTTTTAAAGATATAGTGGAATATTTCAACGAGCATGATGTGATTGTGCTGAACAACACCAAAGTATTTCCTGCTCGTTTATATGGCAGAAAAGAAAAAACAGGGGCAAAAATTGAGGTTTTTCTCCTGAGAGAATTAAATAAAGAACAGCGTCTCTGGGACGTTTTGGTAGATCCGGCCCGAAAAATCCGGATTGGTAATAAACTTTATTTTGGCAATGATGAAAGTGATGAAACCTTGGTTGCTGAAGTCATAGATAATACTACATCCAGGGGAAGAACATTGCGGTTTTTGTTTGACGGAAAATATGAAGAATTCAAGAAAACACTCTATAAACTGGGTGAAACACCGCTTCCCAAGTTTATAAAACGCGAAGTGGAGCCCGAAGATTCAGAGCGATATCAAACCCTTTTTGCCAAGCACGAAGGAGCGGTTGCAGCCCCTACAGCCGGATTGCATTTCAGCCGCGAACTGATAAAAAGGCTTGAGATTGTAGGGGTAGATTTTGCCGAAGTCACTCTTCATGTGGGCCTGGGCAATTTCAACAGTGTGGATGTGGAAGATCTGACCAAACATAAAATGGATTCGGAAAAAATATACATTTCCGAAGAAGCTACTTCAAAGATCAATCGTGCGAAAGACAACAAAAGGAATGTTTGCGCTGTTGGTACCACGGTATTGAGGACCCTGGAGTCATCTGTCTCAACTACTTTAAGAGTCAAACCGTATGAAGGATGGACCAATAAGTTCATTTTTCCACCTTATAAGGTTAAGATATCCAATATGATGATTTCCAATTTTCACCTGCCTGTGTCCATCCCGTTAATGATGGTTTCAGCATTCGGAGGCTATAAGCAAATATTTGATGCATACAATGAAGCCATTAAGGAAAAATACAGGTTTGGCACTTATGGAGATGCCATGCTGATCCTCGATGATTAA
- a CDS encoding elongation factor Ts: protein MSNITAADVNKLRKQTGAGMMDCKKALTEADGDFEKAIEIIREKGQAVAKKRSEREASEGVVFAKTTPDQKKGFIISLNCETDFVGKNDDFVKLATQIIDTAVEKQPDNLDELKQLQVDGKSIEENINYYTGIIGEKLQLSHYDHIEAPKVTAYIHMDNKLAALVGLNKENTDQQVAKDIVMQVAAMDPVAVDKDSVPQDVVDKEYEIGKKQAQAEGKPEHILDRIAQGKVEKYMKENTLLNQEFIRDSKKTVREYLQEQDKELTVVGFKYYSLKQ, encoded by the coding sequence ATGTCCAATATTACTGCAGCTGATGTAAATAAACTAAGAAAACAAACCGGAGCCGGGATGATGGATTGTAAAAAGGCTCTGACCGAAGCCGATGGCGATTTTGAAAAGGCAATAGAAATTATTCGCGAAAAAGGTCAGGCTGTGGCAAAGAAACGATCAGAACGGGAAGCTTCGGAAGGTGTAGTCTTTGCTAAAACCACCCCGGATCAGAAGAAAGGTTTCATTATTTCCCTGAACTGTGAGACCGATTTTGTTGGCAAAAACGATGATTTCGTCAAACTGGCTACTCAAATCATAGATACTGCTGTTGAGAAACAGCCCGATAACCTTGATGAACTTAAACAACTTCAGGTAGACGGAAAAAGTATTGAAGAGAACATCAATTACTATACCGGTATCATCGGAGAGAAACTCCAATTGTCCCATTACGATCATATTGAAGCACCTAAGGTTACGGCATACATCCACATGGATAACAAACTGGCTGCCCTGGTGGGGTTGAACAAGGAAAATACAGACCAGCAGGTGGCAAAAGATATAGTCATGCAGGTAGCAGCTATGGACCCGGTTGCCGTTGATAAGGATTCGGTACCCCAGGATGTTGTGGATAAAGAATATGAAATCGGTAAAAAGCAGGCCCAGGCTGAAGGCAAACCCGAACACATTCTCGACAGGATTGCCCAGGGGAAGGTTGAAAAATATATGAAAGAGAATACCCTTCTAAACCAGGAGTTCATAAGGGACAGCAAAAAAACGGTGAGAGAGTACCTTCAGGAACAAGACAAAGAATTAACTGTGGTGGGATTCAAATACTACTCCCTGAAACAATGA
- a CDS encoding uracil-DNA glycosylase: MQKNNRKRLDEIKEQVLSCTQCPLHNGRIHSVFGEGPYDAPIFFIGEAPGAKEDEAGKPFVGRAGKLLDELLENQGLSREENVFISNIVKCRPPGNRIPGKKEAETCFPYLQKQIALIDPGILVLLGATALKSFTGSSEKITELRGQWWKDYGRLIMATYHPAAVFRNPAYRRFIEQDIKTISEKYQSLHQ, from the coding sequence ATGCAGAAAAACAACAGAAAGCGACTGGATGAGATCAAAGAGCAGGTGTTAAGCTGCACACAGTGTCCGTTGCATAATGGCAGGATACATAGCGTTTTTGGAGAAGGCCCCTATGATGCTCCGATATTCTTTATCGGAGAAGCGCCTGGGGCTAAGGAAGATGAAGCGGGCAAACCTTTTGTAGGAAGAGCGGGGAAGCTGCTTGATGAACTACTTGAAAACCAAGGATTATCCAGGGAAGAAAACGTTTTTATCAGTAACATTGTCAAATGCAGGCCACCCGGGAACCGTATACCGGGAAAAAAAGAAGCAGAAACTTGTTTTCCCTACCTGCAAAAACAAATTGCCCTGATTGATCCCGGGATACTGGTATTGCTGGGTGCCACCGCCCTAAAGTCATTTACAGGCTCAAGCGAAAAAATAACCGAGCTTAGGGGACAATGGTGGAAGGATTACGGCAGACTGATCATGGCTACCTACCATCCGGCTGCTGTTTTTAGAAATCCAGCCTACCGGCGCTTCATTGAACAGGATATAAAAACCATATCGGAGAAATACCAATCGTTGCATCAATGA